One Brassica napus cultivar Da-Ae chromosome A5, Da-Ae, whole genome shotgun sequence DNA window includes the following coding sequences:
- the LOC111205065 gene encoding glycine cleavage system H protein 3, mitochondrial, which translates to MPYMSLIEHNKKNRKNIFKISYLFGEDKTQSKKEAKKQKTKMALRMWASSTASALKLSSSVSKSQLTPAFSISRCFSSVLEGLKYANSHEWVKHEGSVATIGITDHAQDHLGEVVFVELPEENGSVSKEKSFGAVESVKATSEILSPISGEVIEVNKKLSEAPGLINSSPYEDGWMIKVKPSNPSELESLMGSKEYTKFCEEEDAAH; encoded by the exons ATGCCTTACATGTCATTGATAGAACACAACAAGAAAAACAGAAAGAATATCTTTAAAATCTCCTATTTGTTTGGAGAAGACAAAACACAGAGCAAGAAAgaagcaaagaaacaaaaaacaaaaatggcaCTGAGAATGTGGGCTTCTTCTACAGCAAGCGCTCTCAAGCTTTCTTCTTCTGTCTCCAAGTCTCAGCTCACTCCTGCTTTCtccatctctagatgcttcTCTTCAG TGCTGGAGGGATTGAAGTATGCAAATTCACATGAGTGGGTTAAACATGAAGGCTCTGTTGCCACTATTGGTATTACTGACCATGCTCAG GACCATTTAGGAGAAGTGGTGTTTGTAGAACTGCCAGAGGAAAATGGTTCAGTGAGCAAAGAGAAAAGCTTTGGAGCAGTGGAGAGTGTGAAAGCGACAAGTGAGATCTTATCTCCCATCTCAGGTGAAGTCATTGAGGTTAACAAGAAGCTCTCAGAAGCACCAGGCTTG atTAACTCAAGCCCCTATGAAGATGGATGGATGATCAAAGTGAAGCCTAGCAACCCCTCAGAGTTAGAATCTTTGATGGGTTCAAAGGAATACACCAAGTTCTGCGAGGAGGAAGACGCTGCTCATTAA